A window of the Brassica oleracea var. oleracea cultivar TO1000 chromosome C1, BOL, whole genome shotgun sequence genome harbors these coding sequences:
- the LOC106329499 gene encoding glutathione S-transferase T3-like, with product MDPLYANSTGFVHSPGFVNLSSSQNTQTIDVESSQFPSFSSQSSVGPKPLERRKWTAKEDLVLISAWLNTSKDPIVGNDQKAGAFWKRIEVYVNASPQLNGCPPRESSQCKQRWGRVNDSVGKFVGSFEAALKNQASGQNENDVMKVAHEIFTNDHGAFLKLDCGFKN from the coding sequence ATGGATCCTCTCTACGCTAACTCTACCGGGTTTGTCCACTCTCCCGGTTTTGTTAACCTCTCATCTTCACAGAACACACAAACAATAGACGTAGAGTCTTCTCAGTTCCCTAGCTTTAGTAGTCAGAGCTCTGTAGGTCCTAAGCCACTGGAAAGGCGGAAGTGGACGGCAAAAGAAGACTTGGTGCTGATCAGTGCTTGGTTGAACACCAGCAAGGATCCGATTGTCGGTAATGACCAGAAGGCAGGGGCATTTTGGAAGAGAATAGAGGTCTACGTTAACGCCAGCCCTCAGCTCAATGGCTGTCCTCCTAGAGAGTCTAGTCAGTGTAAGCAGAGGTGGGGGAGAGTGAACGACTCGGTGGGGAAGTTTGTAGGATCCTTTGAGGCCGCTTTGAAGAACCAAGCTAGTGGCCAAAACGAGAATGATGTAATGAAGGTTGCGCATGAAATCTTCACTAATGACCATGGGGCATTCCTTAAACTTGATTGTGGCTTTAAAAATTGA
- the LOC106310373 gene encoding chaperone protein ClpB1 isoform X1 yields MRADLITIQQTLTPEAATVLNQSIAEATRRNHGHTTPLHVAATLLSSSSGFLRQACIKSHPNSSHPLQCRALELCFSVALERLPTTTTSSPSQTQEPPLLSNALTAALKRAQAHQRRGCPEQQQQPLLAVKVELEQLIISILDDPSVSRVMREASFSSPAVKSAIEQSLSGNSVRQGGMVNPSSIGFGYRPVPVPVNRNSYVNPRLHQNGSGTHSGGMMQRTDEVKRVIDVMTRTRKRNPVLVGDSEPQILVKEILAKIESGEISDGPLRNFQVIRLESESPQMATRFGEISGLVETRIGNSGLTGGVVLHLGDLKWLAANGGGGGALAEMRKLLVRYKGRLCFIGTATCETYLRCQVYYPSMENDCDLQAIPIAAKSLLPTLFQRLGSNNNNNAMLLSSNIISVESISPTRSSQIPTSKMSCCSQCLQSYENDVAKLEKSLTEDNRSVLPQWLQNAKVDNVGDKKLTKDQEIVELQKKWNDLCLRLHPKPSLSETISPSSLSMLKPNPRSDITPPGSPIGTDLVLGRPNIRNVSSPEKKKTSEALSGKLGDSFDIDLFKKLLKGLAKTVWWQHDAASSVASAITECKHGNGRSKGDIWLMFTGPDRTGKTKMASALSDLVSGSQPITISLGSRSRTDDGLSLRGKTALDRLAETVRRNPFAVIVMEDIDEADLLLRNNVKLAMERGRICDSYGREVSLGNVIIILTTDSSLGLAESVVPIDETRLESLVRRGWKLKLSVCNRSNTRKRKPNWLCNDQTKQRKEICFDLNEAAEFDSSSDVTVEHNDQEDNSNFLHKLVALADDAIVFRPVDFGSIKNMTKESLKKRFSDGLTVEIEDDALERIAGAIWLSKISLEEWLEEAMGSSLNSVKSRVSSSLEDSVIRIALEDDVSDRTSGGYLPSSIRTVVV; encoded by the exons ATGAGAGCAGATTTGATTACAATACAGCAAACGCTGACGCCCGAAGCAGCGACTGTTCTCAACCAGTCCATCGCCGAGGCGACACGTCGCAACCATGGCCACACGACTCCCCTCCACGTGGCGGCCACTCTCTTATCATCCTCCTCTGGTTTTCTCCGACAAGCTTGCATCAAGTCCCACCCAAACTCCTCTCACCCACTCCAGTGTCGCGCTCTCGAGCTCTGTTTCAGCGTCGCCCTCGAACGCCTCCCTACCACAACAACTTCTTCTCCATCGCAAACGCAGGAGCCTCCTCTGCTTTCAAACGCTCTAACCGCGGCTTTGAAACGCGCGCAGGCTCATCAGCGGCGCGGTTGCCCGGAGCAGCAGCAGCAACCGCTTTTGGCGGTTAAAGTTGAGCTCGAGCAGCTCATCATTTCGATTCTCGATGACCCGAGCGTAAGCCGGGTCATGCGGGAGGCTAGCTTCTCTAGCCCCGCCGTGAAGTCCGCGATCGAACAGTCTCTTTCTGGTAATTCCGTTAGACAAGGCGGGATGGTTAACCCTTCTTCAATTGGGTTCGGTTATCGACCTGTACCGGTTCCGGTTAACCGGAATTCTTATGTTAATCCCCGGTTACACCAAAACGGCTCAGGGACGCATAGTGGTGGGATGATGCAGAGGACAGACGAAGTTAAACGGGTCATCGATGTAATGACCCGCACCCGGAAAAGAAACCCGGTTCTCGTCGGCGACTCGGAGCCTCAAATTCTCGTGAAAGAGATTCTCGCCAAGATCGAGAGCGGAGAAATCTCCGACGGACCGCTTCGCAATTTTCAGGTGATCCGGTTGGAGAGTGAGTCACCACAAATGGCGACGAGGTTTGGTGAAATCTCCGGGTTGGTGGAGACCCGGATAGGGAATTCGGGTTTAACCGGTGGTGTTGTTCTTCATCTCGGCGATTTGAAATGGTTAGCGGCGAACGGCGGCGGAGGAGGAGCTCTGGCGGAGATGAGGAAGCTTTTGGTGAGGTACAAAGGGAGGTTATGCTTCATTGGTACGGCTACTTGTGAGACTTATCTACGTTGTCAAGTTTATTATCCTTCGATGGAGAATGATTGCGATCTTCAAGCGATTCCGATCGCCGCTAAATCTCTTCTTCCGACCTTGTTCCAAAG ACTCGGGAGCAATAACAACAACAACGCTATGTTATTAAGCAGTAACATCATCTCAGTGGAATCTATATCTCCAACGAGAAGCTCCCAGATTCCGACAAGTAAAATGAGCTGTTGCTCTCAGTGTTTGCAGAGCTATGAAAACGACGTCGCTAAATTGGAAAAATCATTAACCGAAGATAACCGGTCGGTCTTGCCACAGTGGCTGCAGAACGCTAAAGTCGACAACGTCGGTGACAAGAAACTT ACAAAAGATCAAGAGATAGTGGAGTTGCAGAAGAAATGGAACGACTTGTGTTTACGTTTACATCCAAAACCGTCTCTGTCTGAAACAATATCTCCTTCGTCTTTGTCTATGTTGAAACCAAACCCAAGATCGGACATAACTCCACCAGGAAGTCCAATCGGTACAGATTTGGTTCTTGGACGTCCCAACATCAGAAATGTATCATCACCGGAGAAAAAGAAGACTAGTGAAGCCCTTTCCGGAAAGCTAGGAGACTCATTCGACATCGATCTATTCAAGAAGCTACTCAAAGGCTTAGCCAAAACCGTCTGGTGGCAGCACGACGCAGCCTCTTCAGTAGCATCAGCGATCACCGAATGCAAACACGGAAACGGGAGATCAAAAGGTGATATTTGGTTAATGTTCACCGGTCCAGACAGAACCGGTAAAACCAAAATGGCGTCTGCGCTGTCCGATCTCGTCTCGGGAAGCCAACCGATAACCATCAGCCTCGGTTCCCGTTCGCGGACCGACGATGGTTTAAGCCTCCGTGGCAAAACGGCGTTGGATAGATTAGCGGAAACGGTTAGGAGAAACCCGTTTGCGGTTATTGTGATGGAAGACATCGACGAAGCTGATTTGTTGCTGCGTAACAACGTGAAGCTAGCGATGGAACGAGGGAGGATCTGTGATTCGTATGGACGCGAGGTTAGTCTAGGGAACGTTATTATAATCCTGACCACGGATTCGTCGCTCGGTTTAGCTGAAAGCGTTGTTCCTATCGACGAGACAAGACTAGAGAGTCTCGTGAGGAGAGGATGGAAGTTAAAACTCTCTGTTTGTAACAGAAGCAATACAAGAAAACGAAAACCAAACTGGCTTTGTAACGACCAAACAAAGCAGAGGAAAGAGATTTGTTTCGATTTGAACGAAGCGGCCGAGTTTGATTCGTCTAGTGATGTAACGGTCGAGCACAACGATCAAGAAGATAATAGTAACTTCCTCCACAAGCTAGTGGCGTTAGCTGACGACGCTATAGTCTTTAGACCGGTTGATTTTGGTTCGATCAAGAACATGACCAAAGAATCTTTAAAGAAACGTTTCTCTGACGGTCTAACGGTGGAGATTGAAGACGATGCTTTGGAGAGAATCGCTGGCGCGATTTGGCTTAGCAAGATTAGCTTAGAGGAGTGGCTTGAGGAAGCAATGGGTTCGAGCTTGAATAGCGTGAAGTCTCGAGTGTCCTCTTCTTTAGAAGATTCTGTGATTAGGATTGCGCTTGAAGATGATGTAAGTGATCGAACCTCCGGAGGATATCTTCCGAGTAGTATAAGAACGGTGGTCGTTTGA
- the LOC106310373 gene encoding chaperone protein ClpB1 isoform X2, with the protein MRADLITIQQTLTPEAATVLNQSIAEATRRNHGHTTPLHVAATLLSSSSGFLRQACIKSHPNSSHPLQCRALELCFSVALERLPTTTTSSPSQTQEPPLLSNALTAALKRAQAHQRRGCPEQQQQPLLAVKVELEQLIISILDDPSVSRVMREASFSSPAVKSAIEQSLSGNSVRQGGMVNPSSIGFGYRPVPVPVNRNSYVNPRLHQNGSGTHSGGMMQRTDEVKRVIDVMTRTRKRNPVLVGDSEPQILVKEILAKIESGEISDGPLRNFQVIRLESESPQMATRFGEISGLVETRIGNSGLTGGVVLHLGDLKWLAANGGGGGALAEMRKLLVRYKGRLCFIGTATCETYLRCQVYYPSMENDCDLQAIPIAAKSLLPTLFQRLGSNNNNNAMLLSSNIISVESISPTRSSQIPTSKMSCCSQCLQSYENDVAKLEKSLTEDNRSVLPQWLQNAKVDNTKDQEIVELQKKWNDLCLRLHPKPSLSETISPSSLSMLKPNPRSDITPPGSPIGTDLVLGRPNIRNVSSPEKKKTSEALSGKLGDSFDIDLFKKLLKGLAKTVWWQHDAASSVASAITECKHGNGRSKGDIWLMFTGPDRTGKTKMASALSDLVSGSQPITISLGSRSRTDDGLSLRGKTALDRLAETVRRNPFAVIVMEDIDEADLLLRNNVKLAMERGRICDSYGREVSLGNVIIILTTDSSLGLAESVVPIDETRLESLVRRGWKLKLSVCNRSNTRKRKPNWLCNDQTKQRKEICFDLNEAAEFDSSSDVTVEHNDQEDNSNFLHKLVALADDAIVFRPVDFGSIKNMTKESLKKRFSDGLTVEIEDDALERIAGAIWLSKISLEEWLEEAMGSSLNSVKSRVSSSLEDSVIRIALEDDVSDRTSGGYLPSSIRTVVV; encoded by the exons ATGAGAGCAGATTTGATTACAATACAGCAAACGCTGACGCCCGAAGCAGCGACTGTTCTCAACCAGTCCATCGCCGAGGCGACACGTCGCAACCATGGCCACACGACTCCCCTCCACGTGGCGGCCACTCTCTTATCATCCTCCTCTGGTTTTCTCCGACAAGCTTGCATCAAGTCCCACCCAAACTCCTCTCACCCACTCCAGTGTCGCGCTCTCGAGCTCTGTTTCAGCGTCGCCCTCGAACGCCTCCCTACCACAACAACTTCTTCTCCATCGCAAACGCAGGAGCCTCCTCTGCTTTCAAACGCTCTAACCGCGGCTTTGAAACGCGCGCAGGCTCATCAGCGGCGCGGTTGCCCGGAGCAGCAGCAGCAACCGCTTTTGGCGGTTAAAGTTGAGCTCGAGCAGCTCATCATTTCGATTCTCGATGACCCGAGCGTAAGCCGGGTCATGCGGGAGGCTAGCTTCTCTAGCCCCGCCGTGAAGTCCGCGATCGAACAGTCTCTTTCTGGTAATTCCGTTAGACAAGGCGGGATGGTTAACCCTTCTTCAATTGGGTTCGGTTATCGACCTGTACCGGTTCCGGTTAACCGGAATTCTTATGTTAATCCCCGGTTACACCAAAACGGCTCAGGGACGCATAGTGGTGGGATGATGCAGAGGACAGACGAAGTTAAACGGGTCATCGATGTAATGACCCGCACCCGGAAAAGAAACCCGGTTCTCGTCGGCGACTCGGAGCCTCAAATTCTCGTGAAAGAGATTCTCGCCAAGATCGAGAGCGGAGAAATCTCCGACGGACCGCTTCGCAATTTTCAGGTGATCCGGTTGGAGAGTGAGTCACCACAAATGGCGACGAGGTTTGGTGAAATCTCCGGGTTGGTGGAGACCCGGATAGGGAATTCGGGTTTAACCGGTGGTGTTGTTCTTCATCTCGGCGATTTGAAATGGTTAGCGGCGAACGGCGGCGGAGGAGGAGCTCTGGCGGAGATGAGGAAGCTTTTGGTGAGGTACAAAGGGAGGTTATGCTTCATTGGTACGGCTACTTGTGAGACTTATCTACGTTGTCAAGTTTATTATCCTTCGATGGAGAATGATTGCGATCTTCAAGCGATTCCGATCGCCGCTAAATCTCTTCTTCCGACCTTGTTCCAAAG ACTCGGGAGCAATAACAACAACAACGCTATGTTATTAAGCAGTAACATCATCTCAGTGGAATCTATATCTCCAACGAGAAGCTCCCAGATTCCGACAAGTAAAATGAGCTGTTGCTCTCAGTGTTTGCAGAGCTATGAAAACGACGTCGCTAAATTGGAAAAATCATTAACCGAAGATAACCGGTCGGTCTTGCCACAGTGGCTGCAGAACGCTAAAGTCGACAAC ACAAAAGATCAAGAGATAGTGGAGTTGCAGAAGAAATGGAACGACTTGTGTTTACGTTTACATCCAAAACCGTCTCTGTCTGAAACAATATCTCCTTCGTCTTTGTCTATGTTGAAACCAAACCCAAGATCGGACATAACTCCACCAGGAAGTCCAATCGGTACAGATTTGGTTCTTGGACGTCCCAACATCAGAAATGTATCATCACCGGAGAAAAAGAAGACTAGTGAAGCCCTTTCCGGAAAGCTAGGAGACTCATTCGACATCGATCTATTCAAGAAGCTACTCAAAGGCTTAGCCAAAACCGTCTGGTGGCAGCACGACGCAGCCTCTTCAGTAGCATCAGCGATCACCGAATGCAAACACGGAAACGGGAGATCAAAAGGTGATATTTGGTTAATGTTCACCGGTCCAGACAGAACCGGTAAAACCAAAATGGCGTCTGCGCTGTCCGATCTCGTCTCGGGAAGCCAACCGATAACCATCAGCCTCGGTTCCCGTTCGCGGACCGACGATGGTTTAAGCCTCCGTGGCAAAACGGCGTTGGATAGATTAGCGGAAACGGTTAGGAGAAACCCGTTTGCGGTTATTGTGATGGAAGACATCGACGAAGCTGATTTGTTGCTGCGTAACAACGTGAAGCTAGCGATGGAACGAGGGAGGATCTGTGATTCGTATGGACGCGAGGTTAGTCTAGGGAACGTTATTATAATCCTGACCACGGATTCGTCGCTCGGTTTAGCTGAAAGCGTTGTTCCTATCGACGAGACAAGACTAGAGAGTCTCGTGAGGAGAGGATGGAAGTTAAAACTCTCTGTTTGTAACAGAAGCAATACAAGAAAACGAAAACCAAACTGGCTTTGTAACGACCAAACAAAGCAGAGGAAAGAGATTTGTTTCGATTTGAACGAAGCGGCCGAGTTTGATTCGTCTAGTGATGTAACGGTCGAGCACAACGATCAAGAAGATAATAGTAACTTCCTCCACAAGCTAGTGGCGTTAGCTGACGACGCTATAGTCTTTAGACCGGTTGATTTTGGTTCGATCAAGAACATGACCAAAGAATCTTTAAAGAAACGTTTCTCTGACGGTCTAACGGTGGAGATTGAAGACGATGCTTTGGAGAGAATCGCTGGCGCGATTTGGCTTAGCAAGATTAGCTTAGAGGAGTGGCTTGAGGAAGCAATGGGTTCGAGCTTGAATAGCGTGAAGTCTCGAGTGTCCTCTTCTTTAGAAGATTCTGTGATTAGGATTGCGCTTGAAGATGATGTAAGTGATCGAACCTCCGGAGGATATCTTCCGAGTAGTATAAGAACGGTGGTCGTTTGA